TTTAAGGCCCTGATCGTgcaaacatatatacacatgcCAGCAGGATTTGGCTGGGATGTACTGAAAACTATTGGTCTACACAGCAGAAATAtgcaaaaattaaatattttctgtaaACCCCCTGTCCATGTAGAATGGGTCATTTCTAATTCAACTGCAGGGGCAAggccattattaattattatattacACTAATTCCAAAGTCCTTCCTTGGGCTGGAGGCATGGCTGGGCTAGGGGCTATACAAGCAGCTGAGACAgtctaaaggcctgatccaagctcgctggagccctgccattGCCTTCAGGGTTCTCTGACTAGCCAGGGGTGTGACAAGCAGGAGGGGCGCAGAAGTGGGTGACAGGTGACAGCACCAGACCTCGGGTCTTTTGTTTTCGGCCTCCCCAGGTGGACGCAGACCAGCACGGAGCCCCAGAGGGAGACCAGCATGGCTCTGTTCAGGGCCTGTGACCCAGACTTGCTTCCTGCCCTGGCGGGAGTGGGTGGCGCCCTGGCGAGAGGTGCCAGGAATGGGGCCCGCCAGCTGGCTGGGGCTCTCCTGCGGCCGCGGCCGCGTCCCTCCCCTGGGCCCATGGCAGCAGCTTCCTTGGCGCCCCGTTGCAGGCGGAGCGGCTGCGGCACCTGGGTGCGCTGGGCCACGGGCGGCGCCGGCGGGGAGCGCTCTGAGCAGCCGAGCCGGCCGGGCAGCGAGGAGCTGCTGACGGGGGCGGAGAAGCGGATCGTGGCGCTGCACTGCGAGGCCTGCGCGGTGAGTCCCAGGCGCTTCCTGCTCGGGCCCGCAGGGCGCTGCTTGTGCAGCCGCCTCACCGCTCCGGGCTGCTCCCGCGGGGCTGGCGACGCGCTGCAGGCTGGGGCTCCCGGCGGACCCGCTCCCCTGCTGCAGAGGCTAATGGGCGGCCCGGGGCTGCTCAGTGCCGCGCACGCTGGCAGCTTTGCCTGgccctctgcagccagccccagggaAGTGCATGGGCGGGTTGGCTTGCCTGGGCCTCTCCCTCAGCCTGAGCTGGGGGTCGGCCCAGCACCGTGTCCCGAGCACCGGCGTGTGGCCTGGAGATGCAGGGaaaggggggaggaggcgggctaAGCCGGCTGCTCTCGGGATCACAAGGAAGAAGTGGACGTTCATGCACAGCCGAGGGAGTGACAGGAGCTCCGTGTCCCAGCAACACTTGTGCCACATTAACGATCAGCGACTGTCTTGCCCTTTCAACTTCCCCGGGGCTTGCTGTGGCCAGGGGTCCTTTGGGGGTATTTCATACCGATGGCCTTTCTAGCCCTAACGTCTCTGCACAGAAGTATTGGCACGTGCCTCTGGACGATCAGAGGTGGCCATTTGCTCACAAGACGCTGCCTGGTGCAACGGGCACtgtaaagaaaataaagtcaCAACACCCCACAGGAAACCAGAAGAGCCTTTCGAGCGCGCTCCCAGTTCCATCATCCTGTGGGTTGGGGCAAGTCACGGAAGGCCCGGGACAAAGAGAACAAAAGACAGCAAAAGCGAAAGCTTTCCGGAGAGGGGCAGCAGTCCCAAGACAGAAAGCGCGTGCAGCCTTGAGTGAGCCATGTTACCTGCACGCTGGGGACTTACAGCACTAGAGCTTAGTTATTGATTATGTCAGGGAGAAATATGACCAAAAATAACAACGTGGTGATACAATGCAACTCTTGGACGCCCAGCAAACTGCCCAGTGCTGGTAGCCTGAACACCAATGTGTATTTACCCAGCCTCTGGGCCTGCCTGACAAACTAGCTTATAGTCCTAGTTTTTATGGAATGCTCGGGTGTTTTGCAGGAAGGGAAATATGTCACGATAACAGCTTCAAGGCAGACAGGGTGCCGACATGTGAAGTGACTCTCCCCTTCCATCTCCAGCTCCGGC
The DNA window shown above is from Gopherus flavomarginatus isolate rGopFla2 chromosome 7, rGopFla2.mat.asm, whole genome shotgun sequence and carries:
- the C7H1orf53 gene encoding uncharacterized protein C1orf53 homolog yields the protein MAAASLAPRCRRSGCGTWVRWATGGAGGERSEQPSRPGSEELLTGAEKRIVALHCEACAAGLQNYVDPVTGYLVFTKVAHLQRGRCCGSACRHCPYDQANVKDPSKKKRFNSFFYT